A DNA window from Helianthus annuus cultivar XRQ/B chromosome 15, HanXRQr2.0-SUNRISE, whole genome shotgun sequence contains the following coding sequences:
- the LOC110912840 gene encoding style cell-cycle inhibitor 1-A, translated as MGKSKKRRSPATAAASEDEPRSSSNKKHKDSRKSSDGKPEEKHRHKHKRHKRDRPEISNFKELSDADYFLKNNEFATWLKDERDTFFSDLSSESARKLFSEFVKAWNKKKLDSRYYDGIVTAPRSSHNWKIKSDAKGTCIK; from the exons ATGGGCAAGTCGAAAAAGAGGAGATCTCCTGCTACTGCTGCCGCCTCCGAAG ATGAACCAAGGAGTAGTAGTAATAAGAAACACAAAGATTCTCGTAAATCATCCG ATGGGAAGCCAGAGGAAAAGCACCGGCACAAACATAAACGCCACAAGCGTGATCGTCCTGAG ATATCTAATTTCAAGGAGCTTTCGGATGCCGATTATTTCTTGAAGAACAATGAATTCGCTACTTGGCTAAAAGATGAGAGAGACACTTTCTTCTCTGATCTCTCTTCAGAGTCTGCGCGTAAACTCTTTTCAGAATTCGTGAAAGCTTGGAATAAGAAAAAGCTGGATTCCAGATACTATGATGGCATTGTGACCGCACCGCGATCATCCCATAATTGGAAAATTAAATCAGATGCGAAAGGAACTTGTATCAAATAG